A window of the Roseburia sp. 831b genome harbors these coding sequences:
- a CDS encoding RluA family pseudouridine synthase, whose protein sequence is MERIFHFTIQNPMPGQKISGFLKTQGFSAPVRVHLKKDEQSVWVNGRAVYQNYVLQDGDELEVRVNEKEGSDQILPVELPIDIVYEDEDLMVINKAAGMPIHPSMHNHDNTLGNALAWYFKKQGKPFVYRCINRLDRDTSGLTIVAKNMVSGAILSQMVAAKSMDGLQAEGIHRQYLAIVRGNVLPSQGTIDAPIARKESSCLERVVDFENGERAVTHYQVIKQVNGHSLIQLELETGRTHQIRVHMQYLGYPLVGDYLYNPDMEYINRQALHAYRLSFPHPITRQQMEFVAPMPPDMKKVLGEQE, encoded by the coding sequence ATGGAACGAATATTTCATTTTACAATACAAAATCCAATGCCGGGGCAGAAAATCAGTGGATTTCTAAAGACACAGGGATTTTCTGCGCCGGTGCGGGTGCACTTAAAAAAGGATGAACAGAGCGTCTGGGTCAATGGAAGAGCTGTTTACCAGAATTATGTTTTGCAGGATGGAGACGAGTTAGAAGTAAGGGTCAATGAAAAAGAAGGCTCGGATCAGATTCTTCCGGTGGAACTTCCGATTGATATTGTCTATGAGGATGAAGATTTGATGGTGATTAATAAGGCAGCAGGAATGCCGATTCATCCGTCTATGCATAATCACGACAATACGCTTGGAAATGCGCTTGCCTGGTATTTTAAAAAGCAGGGAAAACCGTTTGTTTACCGCTGTATTAACCGCTTGGACCGGGATACTTCCGGTCTTACGATTGTCGCAAAAAATATGGTAAGTGGTGCCATATTAAGCCAGATGGTAGCAGCAAAATCCATGGATGGATTACAAGCAGAAGGAATTCATCGACAATACCTTGCAATCGTAAGGGGAAACGTGTTACCATCACAAGGGACCATCGATGCACCAATTGCAAGAAAGGAAAGTTCCTGTCTAGAGCGTGTTGTGGATTTTGAAAACGGGGAGCGTGCCGTGACCCATTACCAGGTGATAAAGCAGGTGAACGGACATAGTCTGATTCAGTTGGAACTTGAGACAGGAAGAACCCATCAGATTCGTGTACATATGCAGTATCTAGGGTATCCTTTGGTTGGAGATTATCTTTACAATCCGGATATGGAGTACATTAACAGGCAGGCGCTTCACGCATACCGGCTAAGTTTTCCACATCCGATTACAAGGCAGCAGATGGAATTTGTCGCACCGATGCCACCGGATATGAAAAAAGTGTTAGGTGAGCAGGAATAA